The proteins below are encoded in one region of Pontibacter deserti:
- a CDS encoding Ppx/GppA phosphatase family protein — protein sequence MKLAAIDIGSNAVRCQISSALNQDASVIFKRIEYIRYAIRFGEDVFNTGYISELKIDKFVKLLHAFQLLLDVHDVDHFMICATSAMRNSQNAHEILQLVQERLGLTIDVIDGVAEAELINKVIVNFLDERNYLHIDVGGGSTEFNIYVNREKVASQSFEQGSIRHMHGNDSLELWNTMRLWIEDNARRYQLSRAIGTGGNINKIFDMAGKIPGKPIFRKQIEEVVTMVSQMSMEDRITKLLLNPDRADVILPAAEIYLSAMKWAKLESMMVPNVGLKDGMIHALYEQHHPERFVISGIN from the coding sequence TTGAAATTAGCCGCTATCGACATAGGATCTAACGCCGTGAGGTGCCAGATATCCAGTGCTCTTAACCAGGATGCTAGTGTTATTTTTAAAAGAATAGAATACATCCGTTACGCTATCCGTTTCGGTGAAGATGTTTTTAATACCGGTTACATCAGCGAGCTTAAAATAGATAAGTTTGTAAAGTTACTACACGCTTTTCAGTTGTTGCTGGATGTGCACGATGTAGACCATTTTATGATCTGTGCTACCTCTGCCATGCGTAATTCTCAGAATGCGCACGAAATTTTGCAGCTGGTACAGGAGAGGCTCGGCCTGACCATAGATGTGATAGATGGTGTAGCTGAAGCTGAACTGATCAATAAAGTTATTGTTAACTTCCTGGACGAGCGTAACTACCTGCACATTGATGTAGGCGGCGGCAGCACAGAATTTAACATCTATGTAAATCGCGAGAAAGTAGCTTCACAATCCTTTGAGCAGGGTTCTATCCGCCATATGCACGGCAACGACTCCCTGGAGCTTTGGAACACGATGCGCCTTTGGATAGAAGATAATGCCCGCAGATACCAGCTTTCAAGGGCTATAGGTACGGGAGGTAACATCAATAAAATTTTCGATATGGCAGGCAAAATACCAGGTAAGCCTATCTTCAGAAAACAGATTGAGGAAGTAGTAACGATGGTATCGCAGATGAGTATGGAAGATCGCATTACCAAACTACTCCTGAACCCCGACCGTGCTGATGTAATCTTACCTGCAGCCGAGATATACTTATCAGCTATGAAATGGGCAAAACTGGAAAGCATGATGGTGCCCAATGTGGGTTTGAAGGATGGCATGATTCACGCGCTTTACGAACAGCATCATCCGGAGAGGTTTGTGATTAGTGGTATAAATTAA
- a CDS encoding murein L,D-transpeptidase catalytic domain family protein — translation MRRIKEEKEKKKPGWRTRKKMVAKRLFPLFAPLIFSPMASPISSSAAKKNVKSTNKTTVANYKIMQFDQVAYSLYNEMGLGQSGLKYEVFSKALTGYYNMKHQGKLSDKPVLTMVDFTKSSTQKRLWVVDIEKKEVLHHTYVAHGRNSGLEFAENFSNDDKSYMSSIGFYVTQNTYKGKHGLSLKIEGLDEGFNTNALDRCIVIHGAEYASPEVIAKAGRLGRSLGCPALPMEEHEGIINTVMGNTAMYIHANSDTYTSQYLDHATAMAELVNTNPNNDLPVNTDASI, via the coding sequence ATGAGAAGAATAAAAGAAGAAAAGGAAAAGAAAAAACCGGGATGGCGCACTCGTAAAAAGATGGTAGCAAAACGGCTTTTTCCACTTTTTGCACCACTTATTTTTTCGCCAATGGCTTCGCCTATCAGCAGTAGTGCGGCTAAAAAGAACGTTAAAAGTACAAACAAAACTACTGTTGCCAACTATAAGATCATGCAGTTTGATCAGGTGGCTTATAGTCTTTATAATGAAATGGGGTTGGGCCAGTCAGGGCTAAAGTATGAGGTATTCAGTAAGGCACTGACCGGTTATTATAACATGAAGCACCAGGGGAAATTATCTGATAAACCAGTGCTGACGATGGTAGACTTTACCAAATCATCCACCCAGAAAAGGCTATGGGTAGTAGACATTGAAAAGAAAGAAGTGTTGCACCATACCTATGTAGCGCATGGCCGAAACTCAGGGCTGGAGTTTGCGGAGAATTTCTCGAATGACGATAAATCTTATATGAGCAGCATCGGGTTTTACGTGACCCAAAATACCTATAAAGGTAAGCATGGACTCTCGCTTAAGATAGAAGGCTTGGATGAGGGTTTTAACACAAATGCGTTAGACCGATGTATTGTGATTCATGGTGCTGAATACGCAAGTCCGGAGGTTATTGCAAAAGCTGGAAGACTAGGCAGAAGCCTGGGTTGCCCTGCACTCCCTATGGAAGAACATGAAGGTATCATAAATACCGTAATGGGCAACACCGCTATGTATATACATGCCAATAGCGATACCTATACTTCACAGTACCTGGATCATGCTACTGCGATGGCCGAACTTGTAAATACAAATCCCAATAACGACCTGCCAGTTAATACGGATGCTTCCATTTAA
- a CDS encoding thioredoxin family protein, translating into MAYATSEIALGTQAPDFALLDTVTGKLFSLRDVATSKATVIMFTCNHCPYVLHILDKVVEVAKKYQQQGVGFVAISANDAATQPQVGPEKMKALAQEHGFSFPYLYDQTQQVARTYQAVCTPEFFVYDASMRLAYHGQFDSSRPNSDIPVTGADLTNALDALLQGRQPAEEQHPAVGCSIKWKHPY; encoded by the coding sequence ATGGCTTACGCAACTTCCGAAATTGCTTTAGGCACACAGGCACCCGACTTTGCCCTGCTCGATACTGTTACAGGTAAACTTTTTTCATTGCGCGATGTAGCTACCAGCAAGGCAACCGTGATCATGTTTACCTGCAACCACTGCCCTTATGTGCTGCATATACTTGATAAAGTAGTGGAAGTTGCCAAGAAGTATCAGCAACAGGGAGTTGGTTTTGTAGCCATCAGTGCAAACGATGCTGCCACTCAGCCACAGGTTGGGCCGGAGAAAATGAAGGCACTGGCACAGGAGCATGGCTTTTCGTTCCCATACCTTTACGACCAGACCCAACAAGTAGCCAGAACCTACCAGGCAGTCTGCACACCAGAGTTTTTCGTATATGATGCCAGTATGCGTTTGGCGTACCACGGCCAGTTCGATAGCTCCCGACCAAATTCAGACATCCCGGTTACGGGCGCAGATCTTACAAATGCACTGGATGCGCTGCTACAAGGCCGGCAACCTGCAGAAGAACAGCATCCTGCCGTAGGTTGCAGTATTAAATGGAAGCATCCGTATTAA
- the malQ gene encoding 4-alpha-glucanotransferase translates to MIINKRSCGILLHITSLPSAYGIGDLGPEAYKFADLMEAAGQRYWQILPLNPTEMGMGNSPYSSHSAFAGNPLLLSPDLLLQDGLLTKKDLKHNYKFNDSRVDYEAATAFKKEIWQKAYTNYKANGFANLKKEFEAFLKEHAAWVEEYSHFVVFQKYFEGKGWSEWDNDIKTRKKSAVQKLEKELAAEIEKEQFLQFLFYRQWENLTAYCQEKDIHFIGDMPFYVSYDSADVWANPTYFKLDKDERPSAVSGVPPDFFSETGQLWGTPVYDWKMLSKHNFDWWLRRIDHNLKLFGLLRLDHFRAFSAYWEVPANEKTAVNGKWVKSPGNELLTLIKRHHPEMPIIAEDLGDIDQPVRDLIKDFNLPGMLVLLFAFESNENAFDSSFLPHNHKRNSLVYTGTHDNSTVKAWFKDAKASDRRMLSNYTFQQVTKDNVHEIMLRLAYSSVSQLAIVPMQDILGLGHEAIMNRPSTSDGNWEWRLQKNEFTGKYVKWLRGLAETYGRI, encoded by the coding sequence ATGATTATAAATAAACGTAGCTGTGGTATTCTGCTTCATATTACTTCCCTCCCATCGGCATACGGTATCGGTGATCTGGGGCCTGAAGCGTATAAATTTGCTGATCTGATGGAAGCAGCCGGGCAGCGTTACTGGCAGATCTTGCCCCTGAACCCAACAGAGATGGGGATGGGTAATTCTCCGTATAGCAGCCATTCTGCCTTTGCCGGTAACCCGCTGCTCCTGAGCCCGGACCTCCTCCTTCAGGATGGACTTCTCACCAAAAAAGATTTAAAGCACAACTACAAATTCAACGATAGCAGAGTAGATTACGAAGCAGCTACTGCCTTCAAGAAAGAAATCTGGCAGAAAGCTTATACAAACTATAAAGCCAATGGTTTTGCGAATCTGAAAAAGGAATTTGAAGCATTTCTGAAGGAGCATGCTGCCTGGGTAGAAGAGTATAGTCACTTTGTGGTTTTCCAGAAATACTTCGAAGGTAAAGGTTGGTCAGAGTGGGATAACGATATTAAAACCCGCAAAAAAAGTGCTGTTCAGAAGTTGGAAAAAGAGCTAGCTGCCGAAATTGAAAAAGAGCAGTTTCTGCAGTTCCTGTTTTACCGCCAATGGGAGAACCTGACGGCCTACTGCCAGGAGAAAGACATCCACTTTATCGGTGATATGCCATTTTATGTAAGCTACGACAGTGCCGATGTATGGGCTAACCCTACTTACTTTAAACTGGATAAAGATGAAAGACCCAGTGCCGTGTCAGGAGTTCCGCCAGATTTTTTCAGTGAGACCGGGCAGTTATGGGGTACCCCTGTTTATGACTGGAAGATGCTCTCAAAGCATAACTTCGATTGGTGGCTACGTCGCATCGACCATAACCTGAAACTATTTGGTTTACTGCGGTTAGACCATTTCCGTGCTTTTTCTGCTTACTGGGAAGTACCTGCCAATGAAAAAACTGCCGTAAACGGGAAATGGGTAAAATCTCCGGGCAATGAGTTGCTTACCCTGATCAAAAGGCACCACCCTGAAATGCCTATTATAGCTGAGGACCTGGGAGATATCGACCAGCCGGTACGCGACCTCATCAAAGATTTTAATTTGCCAGGCATGCTGGTATTGTTGTTTGCATTCGAAAGCAATGAAAACGCTTTTGACAGCTCTTTCTTACCCCATAATCATAAGCGAAACAGCCTTGTTTACACGGGCACACACGATAACAGTACAGTTAAGGCGTGGTTTAAAGATGCCAAAGCCAGCGACAGGCGCATGCTAAGTAACTATACTTTTCAGCAGGTGACTAAAGATAATGTGCATGAGATCATGCTCCGCCTGGCCTATTCTTCTGTATCGCAATTAGCTATAGTTCCGATGCAGGATATATTAGGTTTAGGACACGAAGCCATCATGAATCGACCATCTACTTCTGATGGAAACTGGGAATGGCGACTGCAGAAAAATGAATTTACAGGCAAGTATGTAAAATGGCTGAGGGGTTTGGCAGAGACCTATGGCAGAATTTAA
- the treY gene encoding malto-oligosyltrehalose synthase, with protein sequence MTYIPLATYRLQLSPNLKLKEVKELIPYLHNLGISTIYAAPFFTAAPGSEHGYDVVNPHQINPEIGTLEELEEIAEELRKYKMGWLQDIVPNHMAYHPTNVWLMDVLEKGQKSNFYTFFDIDFAHPEFEGKVMVPFLGEPLEKVLEQGQLKLTFDETGFHIAYFDNVYPASINSYPYLLQKLADDSGNQTIKEKLQHLEQTIASDKLDIARWQQAKQDLHSSINDDATFKKLLASINSNQKALQELLDLQFFKLCFWQESQQKMNYRRFFTVNDLICLSIEKPEVFEKYHQFIKQLCQQGLVQGLRVDHVDGLFDPDKYLQQLREMAGDNMYLVVEKILEGEELMPDYWPIQGNSGYDFLAWVSNVLTDPSGEEKLTEVYQRTVPTATTDYEKLVFDKKLFILEKRMQGELQNLLRLLQHLQIVPQDYEEIWYHALAVWLASFPIYRVYGNSFPLPQVAHEVIEKAYATAMEKAPERQEQLEALRKVYQPDLSEPEDLLKDKLYFVMRSQQFTGPLAAKGVEDTAFYNYNRLISLNEVGNSPEIFNLRPEQFHKHMQGRQQQFPYSINATATHDTKRGEDARLRINVISELPEEWEQQVQQWIDVAVDLAPGMVPRRNDLYFIFQALLGVVPMDEKIDDSLIERVQEYITKALRETKARTNWTNPNEEYEEATKELAQKLLKSDSFLKLFLPFFRKLSHYGWLYSLNQLLLKLTCPGVPDIYQGCELWDLSLVDPDNRRKVDYSLRQNYLEELQKLDNNETAQLHRQLLHEPESGCVKLYLLYKILAVRNAFRSVAENGDYMPLQTTGKYKNHILAFARVLNQQWLVVVIPRLLVQLVPEKEIPLGNKVWDDTAVILPGGAPVQWKDELGNREVTANGELSIAILTETFPVALLTGSKV encoded by the coding sequence ATGACATATATACCCCTGGCTACTTACCGTTTACAACTCTCGCCTAACCTTAAACTAAAGGAGGTAAAAGAGTTGATCCCGTATTTGCACAACCTTGGCATCAGCACCATTTATGCAGCACCATTTTTTACAGCAGCTCCCGGCAGCGAACATGGGTATGACGTGGTGAACCCGCACCAGATAAATCCGGAAATTGGCACGCTGGAAGAACTGGAAGAGATTGCGGAGGAACTGCGCAAGTATAAAATGGGCTGGCTGCAGGATATTGTGCCGAATCACATGGCCTATCACCCTACCAACGTCTGGTTGATGGATGTGCTGGAAAAGGGTCAGAAATCAAACTTCTATACTTTTTTCGATATCGACTTTGCACACCCTGAATTTGAAGGGAAAGTGATGGTTCCATTCCTGGGGGAACCGCTGGAGAAGGTACTGGAACAGGGGCAACTGAAGCTTACTTTTGATGAAACGGGTTTTCATATTGCATACTTCGATAACGTATACCCGGCAAGTATAAACTCCTACCCATACCTGCTGCAGAAACTGGCAGATGATTCCGGTAATCAAACTATAAAAGAAAAGCTGCAACACCTGGAGCAAACTATAGCATCTGATAAATTAGACATAGCCCGCTGGCAACAGGCAAAGCAGGACCTGCATTCAAGTATAAACGATGATGCTACTTTTAAAAAACTATTGGCAAGTATAAACTCAAACCAAAAAGCTTTACAGGAACTGCTCGATCTTCAGTTCTTTAAACTCTGTTTCTGGCAGGAGTCGCAGCAAAAAATGAATTACCGCCGCTTCTTTACTGTAAATGACCTTATCTGCCTGAGCATTGAAAAGCCGGAAGTATTTGAGAAGTATCACCAATTTATAAAACAGCTCTGCCAGCAGGGTCTGGTACAAGGCCTGCGCGTTGACCACGTAGACGGTTTATTTGACCCGGACAAGTACCTGCAACAGTTACGCGAAATGGCTGGCGACAATATGTACCTGGTGGTAGAGAAGATACTGGAAGGCGAAGAACTTATGCCTGACTACTGGCCGATACAAGGCAATAGCGGCTACGATTTTCTGGCGTGGGTAAGCAATGTATTAACCGACCCTAGCGGCGAAGAAAAGCTGACAGAAGTATACCAGCGTACAGTACCAACTGCCACCACCGATTATGAAAAACTGGTATTTGACAAGAAGCTTTTTATACTGGAAAAACGCATGCAGGGTGAGCTGCAGAACCTGCTGCGCCTGCTGCAACACCTGCAAATTGTGCCGCAGGATTACGAAGAAATCTGGTACCATGCACTTGCAGTATGGCTGGCATCCTTCCCGATCTACCGCGTTTATGGCAACAGTTTCCCGTTGCCCCAGGTCGCTCATGAGGTTATAGAAAAAGCCTATGCCACCGCGATGGAGAAAGCTCCCGAACGACAGGAACAACTGGAAGCGCTCCGCAAAGTATACCAGCCCGACCTGAGTGAACCGGAAGACCTGCTGAAGGATAAACTATACTTTGTAATGCGCAGCCAACAGTTTACAGGCCCACTTGCAGCTAAAGGTGTAGAAGATACAGCTTTCTATAACTATAACCGCCTGATCTCACTCAACGAAGTAGGCAATAGTCCGGAAATTTTTAACCTGAGGCCTGAGCAGTTTCATAAGCACATGCAAGGCAGGCAGCAACAGTTTCCTTATTCCATTAACGCTACTGCCACCCACGATACCAAACGTGGAGAAGATGCCCGGTTACGCATAAATGTTATCAGCGAATTACCTGAAGAGTGGGAACAACAGGTGCAGCAATGGATAGACGTTGCCGTAGATCTGGCCCCAGGAATGGTACCCCGCCGAAACGACTTATACTTTATTTTCCAGGCGCTACTGGGTGTGGTGCCTATGGATGAAAAGATAGACGACTCGCTGATAGAACGTGTACAGGAATATATTACCAAAGCCCTGCGCGAAACAAAAGCCCGTACCAACTGGACCAACCCTAACGAAGAGTATGAAGAAGCTACCAAAGAACTGGCACAGAAACTTCTTAAAAGCGACAGCTTTTTAAAACTGTTCCTGCCGTTTTTCAGAAAGCTGTCGCACTATGGCTGGCTCTATAGTTTAAACCAGTTGCTCTTAAAGCTTACCTGTCCCGGCGTGCCAGACATTTACCAGGGTTGTGAGCTTTGGGACCTGAGCCTGGTAGACCCTGATAACCGCCGTAAAGTAGATTATAGTTTGCGTCAGAACTACCTGGAAGAACTGCAAAAACTGGACAACAACGAAACGGCTCAGCTACACCGTCAACTGCTGCATGAACCAGAATCTGGCTGTGTAAAATTATACCTGCTCTATAAGATCTTAGCTGTTCGTAATGCTTTCCGGAGTGTGGCAGAAAATGGAGATTATATGCCGTTGCAGACAACGGGTAAGTATAAAAACCACATACTTGCTTTTGCACGCGTGCTTAACCAGCAGTGGTTAGTAGTGGTTATTCCACGTTTGCTTGTGCAGCTTGTCCCGGAAAAAGAAATACCGCTAGGTAATAAGGTTTGGGATGATACGGCTGTAATACTTCCGGGAGGTGCGCCTGTGCAATGGAAAGATGAACTGGGCAACCGCGAAGTAACTGCAAACGGAGAACTAAGTATAGCAATTTTAACAGAAACATTTCCTGTAGCACTTTTAACCGGTAGTAAAGTATGA
- a CDS encoding DUF3536 domain-containing protein, with amino-acid sequence MERYICIHGHFYQPPRENPWLNEVEMQESASPYHDWNERITDECYARNSASRILDNEGAIVDILNNYAWMSFNFGPTLLEWMEKKAPETYQAILAADKESQQRFSGHGSALAQVYNHMIMPLANERDKHTQVLWGIYDFRKRFGRDPEGMWLGETAADTPTLEVLAAHGIKFTILSPYQAKSYRKIGETNWHDARNAHINPNRPYLCHLPSGKTIVLFYYNAPISQGVAFEGLLHNGEKFTRRLINELDFHSTEPQLLHIATDGETYGHHHRFGEMALSYTLHHLHKDPQAKLTIYAEYLEKHPPQYETQIIENSSWSCFHGVERWRSDCGCNTGGHPTWNQKWRTPLRASFDWLRDELEPLYVSQMLQLKADPWQSRNDYIQVIADRSEESIRQFILAHTQRQLSIDEQRTFLKLLEMQYHAMLMYTSCGWFFDEVTGIETMQDILYAARALQLAESISGKDYETTFLQHLKDAESNKKEYRNAAEAYQAIAKTTMLDLLRVGAHYAVSSLFSVHAKTQQLYSYTVTSEQHENQEAGRQKLAVGRARIRSNITLDETTITYGVLHIGDHQLLGGVREFRGDDVFHSLYKELSDAFNKGNVSEVIMLIDKHFESHSYSFWHLFRDDQNKIMSEVLGQTMHAIEGDFEQVYNNNFPLMLAMRTLNMKLPRPLQVIVEYMINKRLLEEIEADSPDLDEMYRLHAEAERLQLKLELEPITFAVSHRMEEFMKQLEEQPENLPLMEKLNKLLKVLQTTTLQPDYWHAQNIAFRMKQQLYARHATDHEWQNQFSALYDNLNMKA; translated from the coding sequence ATGGAGCGATACATTTGTATACACGGTCACTTTTACCAGCCCCCGCGGGAGAACCCCTGGCTTAACGAAGTGGAGATGCAGGAATCGGCCAGCCCATACCACGACTGGAATGAGCGCATAACCGACGAATGCTATGCCCGCAACTCAGCTTCCCGAATTCTGGATAACGAAGGCGCTATAGTAGACATCCTGAATAATTATGCCTGGATGAGTTTCAACTTCGGGCCTACACTGCTGGAGTGGATGGAGAAAAAAGCTCCTGAAACCTACCAGGCTATACTTGCTGCCGATAAGGAAAGTCAGCAGCGTTTCTCGGGGCATGGCTCAGCTTTAGCACAGGTATATAACCACATGATTATGCCGCTGGCTAATGAGCGCGATAAACATACGCAGGTACTTTGGGGAATCTATGATTTCAGGAAACGCTTTGGCCGCGATCCCGAAGGCATGTGGCTGGGCGAAACGGCCGCCGATACACCCACCCTGGAAGTACTCGCTGCACATGGCATAAAGTTTACTATACTTTCACCATACCAGGCCAAAAGCTACCGGAAAATAGGCGAAACAAACTGGCACGACGCCAGGAATGCACATATAAACCCCAACCGGCCTTACCTGTGCCACCTGCCCTCAGGTAAAACGATCGTATTGTTCTACTATAATGCTCCAATATCGCAGGGGGTGGCCTTTGAGGGCTTGCTGCACAACGGAGAAAAATTTACCCGCAGGCTTATAAATGAGTTGGATTTCCACAGCACGGAACCGCAACTGCTGCACATCGCAACTGACGGAGAGACTTACGGCCATCACCACCGCTTCGGCGAAATGGCATTATCTTATACTTTGCATCACCTGCATAAGGACCCGCAGGCAAAGCTTACCATTTATGCCGAGTACCTCGAGAAACATCCGCCTCAATACGAAACACAGATCATAGAGAACAGCTCGTGGAGCTGCTTTCATGGGGTGGAGCGCTGGCGTAGCGATTGTGGCTGCAACACGGGTGGTCATCCGACCTGGAACCAGAAATGGCGCACCCCGCTCAGGGCATCTTTTGATTGGCTCCGGGACGAACTGGAGCCGCTGTATGTAAGCCAGATGCTGCAATTGAAAGCTGACCCGTGGCAGAGCCGCAATGATTATATACAGGTAATAGCAGACCGATCAGAAGAAAGTATACGCCAGTTTATACTTGCCCACACGCAACGGCAGCTAAGTATTGACGAGCAACGAACTTTTCTGAAACTACTGGAAATGCAGTATCATGCGATGCTGATGTATACCAGTTGCGGATGGTTTTTTGACGAAGTTACAGGAATAGAAACCATGCAGGATATCCTGTATGCAGCCCGTGCCCTGCAACTGGCAGAAAGCATCAGCGGAAAAGACTACGAAACTACTTTCCTGCAGCACCTCAAAGATGCTGAAAGTAACAAAAAAGAGTATAGAAACGCTGCAGAAGCATACCAGGCTATTGCCAAAACCACTATGCTCGACCTGCTACGTGTTGGTGCTCATTATGCGGTTTCCTCTCTGTTTTCAGTGCATGCCAAAACACAGCAGCTTTATAGTTACACGGTTACCTCAGAGCAACATGAAAACCAGGAAGCAGGCAGACAAAAACTGGCTGTAGGTCGTGCCCGCATCCGTTCCAACATAACCCTTGATGAGACAACAATTACATATGGCGTACTTCATATTGGCGACCACCAGTTGCTGGGAGGCGTGCGCGAGTTCAGGGGAGATGATGTGTTTCATTCGCTTTACAAAGAACTGTCAGATGCTTTTAACAAAGGCAATGTCAGCGAAGTGATCATGCTGATCGACAAACACTTTGAATCGCACAGCTACTCTTTCTGGCACCTCTTCCGCGACGATCAGAACAAGATAATGAGTGAAGTGCTGGGGCAAACCATGCACGCTATTGAAGGAGACTTTGAGCAGGTTTACAACAACAACTTTCCGCTGATGCTTGCCATGCGCACACTGAACATGAAGCTGCCGCGGCCCCTGCAGGTCATTGTAGAATACATGATCAACAAAAGATTGCTGGAAGAAATAGAAGCAGATTCCCCTGACTTGGACGAGATGTACCGCCTCCATGCCGAAGCCGAACGCCTGCAACTAAAACTGGAACTGGAACCTATCACATTTGCTGTATCGCACCGGATGGAAGAGTTTATGAAACAACTGGAAGAGCAGCCGGAAAATCTGCCCCTGATGGAGAAACTGAACAAACTGCTGAAGGTGCTGCAAACAACTACCCTGCAACCTGATTACTGGCACGCACAGAACATCGCGTTCCGCATGAAGCAACAACTATATGCTCGCCATGCCACCGACCACGAGTGGCAAAACCAATTCAGCGCCCTATACGATAACTTAAACATGAAAGCATAA
- the treZ gene encoding malto-oligosyltrehalose trehalohydrolase, whose amino-acid sequence MGITREIGAHYVQEKGTTFTFWAPDAEQAEVVLHVNSKQTIPLQREAFGYWVGLAEDAKPGTRYTFKLDNDKEFPDPASQSQPDGVHEASEVISHTYNWTDQNWKNLPLEEYIIYELHVGTFSEEGTFEGIINKLPELKDLGITAIELMPIAQFPGERNWGYDGVYPFAAQNSYGGPEGLKKLVDACHKAGIAVVLDVVYNHLGPEGNYTSSFGPYFTEKYNTPWGAALNFDDAHSDHVRNFFIQNALMWLRDFKIDALRLDAVHAILDTGAKHFLQELQEHVNHLEQQLHKPFYLIAESDLNDVRLINPIENGGYGLAAQWMDDYHHAIHTVTTGETDGYYSDFGKPEHLVKTLKHSFIYNGMYSEYRKRTIGTDATANPAKQFVVCSQNHDQVGNRMLGERLTKLVSFEMLKPIAALVILSPYTPMLFMGEEYGEENPFQFFVSHSDKDLVEAVRKGRKEEFASFAWQGEAPDPQSEETFNNSKLQHSYTESEKQNQLRKFYKELIQLRKSVLKKLCKEQLEATLNEEETVLQFTHTSAGLRCVINFSDQPQTITGTQGWQLVLNSADTKWGGPGSDNYTSGVITLQPESVLVLQAKA is encoded by the coding sequence ATGGGAATAACCAGAGAGATAGGCGCACATTATGTGCAGGAGAAAGGCACCACGTTTACATTTTGGGCTCCGGATGCAGAACAGGCAGAAGTAGTATTACATGTAAACTCAAAACAAACTATACCCTTGCAGCGCGAAGCTTTCGGCTATTGGGTTGGGTTGGCAGAAGATGCAAAACCCGGCACCCGCTATACTTTCAAACTTGATAACGATAAAGAATTTCCCGATCCGGCATCTCAGTCGCAGCCGGATGGGGTGCATGAAGCATCGGAAGTTATCAGCCATACCTATAACTGGACTGACCAAAACTGGAAAAACCTGCCGCTGGAAGAATATATTATTTACGAGCTGCACGTGGGTACTTTCTCGGAAGAAGGCACTTTTGAAGGCATCATTAATAAACTTCCTGAACTTAAAGATTTAGGAATAACTGCCATTGAGCTTATGCCGATTGCCCAGTTCCCGGGAGAGCGGAACTGGGGTTACGATGGCGTTTACCCGTTTGCAGCGCAGAACAGCTATGGCGGACCTGAAGGTTTAAAAAAACTGGTTGATGCGTGCCACAAGGCAGGTATAGCCGTGGTGCTGGATGTAGTATACAACCACCTGGGTCCGGAAGGAAACTATACTTCCAGCTTTGGACCATACTTTACCGAAAAATACAACACGCCCTGGGGTGCAGCTCTCAACTTCGATGATGCTCACTCCGACCATGTCCGTAATTTCTTTATTCAAAATGCGCTCATGTGGCTACGAGATTTTAAGATTGATGCCTTACGCCTGGATGCGGTGCATGCTATACTTGACACAGGTGCCAAACATTTTCTGCAGGAACTGCAGGAGCATGTAAACCACCTGGAGCAGCAACTACATAAACCTTTTTACCTGATAGCGGAAAGTGACTTGAATGATGTGAGATTAATCAACCCGATTGAAAATGGAGGTTATGGTCTGGCAGCACAGTGGATGGACGATTACCACCATGCCATACATACTGTAACCACCGGCGAAACAGACGGATATTACTCAGATTTTGGTAAACCGGAACATTTGGTAAAGACCCTGAAGCATTCGTTTATCTACAACGGCATGTATTCAGAGTATCGTAAACGAACTATAGGCACCGATGCCACGGCTAACCCCGCTAAGCAGTTTGTAGTCTGTTCGCAAAACCACGACCAAGTAGGCAACCGCATGCTGGGCGAGCGCCTTACAAAACTTGTATCCTTTGAGATGCTGAAACCTATTGCGGCACTGGTTATACTTTCGCCTTACACGCCCATGCTGTTTATGGGTGAAGAATACGGAGAAGAAAATCCGTTCCAGTTCTTTGTGAGCCATTCCGATAAAGATCTGGTAGAGGCAGTACGTAAAGGCCGTAAAGAAGAATTTGCGTCCTTTGCTTGGCAGGGCGAAGCACCCGATCCACAATCAGAAGAAACCTTCAACAATTCCAAACTACAGCATAGTTATACTGAAAGCGAAAAGCAAAACCAACTCCGGAAGTTCTATAAAGAACTCATTCAGCTTCGGAAATCTGTGTTAAAGAAGTTATGCAAAGAACAGTTAGAAGCAACGCTGAACGAAGAGGAGACCGTCCTGCAATTTACCCATACATCAGCCGGACTGCGCTGCGTAATCAATTTCAGTGACCAGCCACAAACTATAACAGGCACACAAGGCTGGCAGCTTGTTCTTAACTCTGCAGATACAAAGTGGGGTGGCCCTGGTAGCGACAATTATACTTCCGGAGTCATCACCCTGCAGCCAGAATCCGTTTTAGTACTTCAGGCAAAAGCTTAG